From a region of the Castanea sativa cultivar Marrone di Chiusa Pesio chromosome 10, ASM4071231v1 genome:
- the LOC142613043 gene encoding growth-regulating factor 2-like isoform X1 produces MEHRTPPPKIARFTNTVGIGPTSCDNSWDMNTIGFGSNGADGSTPVGLNLELGRGSGHSTKSLVFTIFQLQELQLQALIYKYIEAGLPVPHHLLLPIWKSVANVFGGLNDGVPPGYTSFLGPSPLSWDHRMGMDPDPEAGRCRRTDGKKWRCSKEVVPHKKYCERHMQRGRQRSRKLVEPAQPTTWDASSSNTNLSISLSVNSSGSSSSSSNFSPRLGFSPESVIHGGRYSENIAL; encoded by the exons ATGGAGCACCGAACCCCACCTCCTAAGATTGCACGTTTCACAAATACAG TAGGTATTGGACCAACTAGTTGTGATAATTCTTGGGACATGAATACCATTGGATTTGGATCAAACGGAGCTGATGGCTCAACTCCAGTTGGGCTTAATCTTGAGCTTGGACGTGGGTCTGGACACAGCACAAAATCGCTTGTTTTCACCATTTTTCAGCTTCAGGAGTTACAGCTTCAAGCACTCATTTACAAGTACATCGAAGCTGGGCTTCCCGtgccacatcatcttcttctcccTATATGGAAGAGTGTTGCTAACGTATTTGGTGGTCTCAATGATGGGGTGCCTCCAGGCTACACTAGCT TTTTGGGGCCTAGCCCCTTGTCTTGGGACCATAGAATGGGCATGGATCCTGATCCAGAGGCTGGGAGATGTAGAAGAACAGATGGGAAGAAATGGAGGTGTAGCAAGGAAGTTGTTCCACATAAAAAGTACTGTGAGAGGCACATGCAAAGAGGCCGTCAGCGTTCAAGAAAGCTTGTGGAACCTGCTCAACCTACTACTTGGGATGCTTCTAGCTCAAACACCAACCTCTCTATTTCACTCTCTGTGAATAGCAGTGGCAGTAGTAGCAGCAGCAGTAATTTCTCACCAAGATTGGGGTTCTCTCCTGAGAGTGTTATTCATGGAGGTAGGTACTCAGAAAACATTGCTCTGTAG
- the LOC142613043 gene encoding growth-regulating factor 2-like isoform X2, with protein sequence MEHRTPPPKIARFTNTGIGPTSCDNSWDMNTIGFGSNGADGSTPVGLNLELGRGSGHSTKSLVFTIFQLQELQLQALIYKYIEAGLPVPHHLLLPIWKSVANVFGGLNDGVPPGYTSFLGPSPLSWDHRMGMDPDPEAGRCRRTDGKKWRCSKEVVPHKKYCERHMQRGRQRSRKLVEPAQPTTWDASSSNTNLSISLSVNSSGSSSSSSNFSPRLGFSPESVIHGGRYSENIAL encoded by the exons ATGGAGCACCGAACCCCACCTCCTAAGATTGCACGTTTCACAAATACAG GTATTGGACCAACTAGTTGTGATAATTCTTGGGACATGAATACCATTGGATTTGGATCAAACGGAGCTGATGGCTCAACTCCAGTTGGGCTTAATCTTGAGCTTGGACGTGGGTCTGGACACAGCACAAAATCGCTTGTTTTCACCATTTTTCAGCTTCAGGAGTTACAGCTTCAAGCACTCATTTACAAGTACATCGAAGCTGGGCTTCCCGtgccacatcatcttcttctcccTATATGGAAGAGTGTTGCTAACGTATTTGGTGGTCTCAATGATGGGGTGCCTCCAGGCTACACTAGCT TTTTGGGGCCTAGCCCCTTGTCTTGGGACCATAGAATGGGCATGGATCCTGATCCAGAGGCTGGGAGATGTAGAAGAACAGATGGGAAGAAATGGAGGTGTAGCAAGGAAGTTGTTCCACATAAAAAGTACTGTGAGAGGCACATGCAAAGAGGCCGTCAGCGTTCAAGAAAGCTTGTGGAACCTGCTCAACCTACTACTTGGGATGCTTCTAGCTCAAACACCAACCTCTCTATTTCACTCTCTGTGAATAGCAGTGGCAGTAGTAGCAGCAGCAGTAATTTCTCACCAAGATTGGGGTTCTCTCCTGAGAGTGTTATTCATGGAGGTAGGTACTCAGAAAACATTGCTCTGTAG
- the LOC142612074 gene encoding uncharacterized protein LOC142612074 gives MCDAKEDRMKKYLSKVRRLVQKFREVSFVQLPREENMEADALAKAASGGEVTDAYDRTQYMSSIDILDIQQIGGGENWMSPIVIYLKDGRLSEDKDELGS, from the coding sequence atgtgtgatgctaaggaagatAGGATGAAGAAGTATCTTAGCAAAGTAAGACGGCTTGTTCAAAAATTTAGggaagtgagttttgttcaactcccaagggaggaaaatatggaagcggATGCCTTGGCGAAAGCAGCTTCGGGAGGAGAAGTTACGGATGCGTACGACAGAACCCAGTACATGTCAAGCATAGACATCCTAGATATACAGCAAataggagggggagaaaattggatgagtccaatagtgaTCTAccttaaagatggaaggctttCAGAAGACAAGGACGAGCTAGGAAGCTAA